GCGGCATCCCGACCCTGGTGTCCCTGGGCTGCACGATCACCGACCCCATCGGCCGCAACACCGGCAGCGTCCACATGCTGCGCGGTGGCTCCTTCTTCAGCAGTCCCGGCGACTGCCGCTCCGCGTCGCGGTCGGAACCGAACCTCTCCAGCCGCTACGCCGGCTTCCGGGTGGCCCGCTACAACGACTGACGCCCGGAGCTTCGAGACGAACGGGTCCTCGACACGACCGGGAGCTTCCCCCACGGGGGAAGCTCCCGGTTCGCGTTCGGGGGACTTCAGCGGGGGTCGGCCCCATCGGGCCGGTTCGCCTCGGCGACCGCGTGCGCGAGGGCGGCGGCCTTGTCCAGCGTCTCCTGCCACTCGTCTGCCGGGTCGCTGTCGGCGGTCACCGCGCCGCCGACCCCGCACACGGCGCGGCCGCCGCGCACCACCAGCGTGCGGATGACGATGTTGAGGTCCATGGCGCCCGCGTCGTCGAGCCAGCCCAGCGAGCCGGCGTAGACGCCGCGCGACCACGGTTCCAACTCGTCGATCATCTTCATGGCCTCGATCTTGGGCGCCCCGGTCATCGAGCCGCCCGGGAAGCAGGCGCGCACGGCGTCGATCGCGTCCAGACCCTCGCGCAGGCGGCCGCGCACGGTCGAAACCATCTGCCACACCCACCCGCAGCGCTCGACAGCCAT
This portion of the bacterium genome encodes:
- a CDS encoding anthranilate synthase component I family protein translates to SVNAPPFGAWLTRGDVAVLCASPERFLSLDRDRRLETRPIKGTRPSSPEPYEDAALRDELAASPKDRAENLMIVDLARSDLGRVCETGSIEVPELMAVERCGWVWQMVSTVRGRLREGLDAIDAVRACFPGGSMTGAPKIEAMKMIDELEPWSRGVYAGSLGWLDDAGAMDLNIVIRTLVVRGGRAVCGVGGAVTADSDPADEWQETLDKAAALAHAVAEANRPDGADPR